The region CGAACTGGCCGAGGAATGCGGCCTGGAAGTGATCGAATGCGTGGCCCTGGCCGAAGGCAAGATGGTCTCCGTGCTGCCGAACCTGCGCGGCGACCTGGCTGTCTTCCGCCTGCGTAAAAAAGCGGTGCATTGATGAGCAAAAGCCCGGCGCCAGGCTGGCGTTCCCATGCCAATGGCCGCATGCTGGCCGTGCTGGTGCTGGGCTTCAGTTCCGGCCTGCCCCTGTTCATCCTGCTGTATCTGCTGCAGGCATGGCTGGCCAAGTCGGGCCTGAACGTCAAGGCGCTGGGGCTGTTCGCCCTGGTGCAGTTCCCCTACATCTGGAAGTTCCTGTGGGCGCCCCTGATGGACCGCTACCGCATCCTGGGACTGGGACGCCGGCGCGGCTGGATGGCGCTCACGCAAGTGGCGCTGTTCTTTGCCATCGGCGGCATGGGCATGCTGAACCCGCTCACGCAGATCGGCCTGATCGCGGCCGCCGCTGGCGGCGTGGCTTTTCTGTCGGCCAGCCAGGACATCGTCATCGACGCCTACCGGCGCGAAATCCTCAGCGACAATGAGCAGGGCCTGGGCGCGGCCGTCATCGTCAACGCGTATAAAGTGGCGGGCATGGTGCCGGGCGCGCTGTCGCTGATCCTGGCCGACCGCATGCCGTGGCAGCCCGTCTTCTGGATCACGGCCGCCTTCATGCTGCCGGGTTTTGTCTGCACCCTGCTGATCAAGGAACCCACCGTGTACGGCTCGCCGCCGAAGACCATGCGCGAAGCGATCATTCTGCCGTTCCAGGAATTCATCGCGCGCGATGGTTGGCGTAACGCAATGTGGATCCTCGCCTTCGTATTACTCTACAAAATCGGCGACAGCATGGCCACGGCGCTGGCGACGAAGTTTTATCTCGACCTGGGTTTTAGCATGACGCAGATCGGCCTGGCCGCCAACACCACGGGTTTCTGGGCCAGTCTGGCCGGTGGCGTGGTGGGCGGTGTGTGGATGCTCAAGCTGGGCATCAACCGGGGCTTGTGGGTGTTTGGCGCATTGCAGGCGATCGCGATTCTGGGCTTCGCCTGGCTGGCGCAGGTGGGGGCGAACACCATGCTATTGAGCGCCGTGATCGGTTTTGAAGCTTTCGCCAGCCTGGGCCTGGGCGCGGCCGCCTTTGTCGCGTTCCTGTCGCGCAGCACGGACCCGCGCTACACTGCCACGCAATATGCCTTGTTTTCCAGCCTGAGCGCCGTGCCGCGCACCCTGATCAACGCCTCGGTGGGTTTTCTCGTCGCCGAGTTGGGCTGGTTCTCGTTTTTCATCGTGTGCTTCTTCCTGGCTTTCCCGGCCATGATGATGCTGCCTAAAATCGCTCCATGGAGGTCTGCCAATGGCACCAATATCCCTTAAACGTTACACCGTCCTGGCCAGCCTGTGCGCGGCCACCGCGCTGGCGCCCCTGTCCGTCTTCGCCCAGCAGGCGACGGTACAGGATGGCATCAAGGTGCGTCCCTTGTCGACTACGCGCATCTTTGCCGGCGGCGCCGATTTCAATGCGGAATCGAAGCAGCAATATACGCAGCTGGTCAATGAAGCGAAGGAAAAAAATGCGCTGGTGCCGGACAGCGATCCGCAAGTAAAACGCCTGCGTGCCATCGCCCAGCGCATCATCCCGTTCGCCACGCGCTGGAACGAGGCGGCGGCCAACTGGAACTGGCAGATCAACCTGCTCAACTCGGACGAGGTCAATGCCTTTTGCATGCCGGGCGGGCAGATTGCTTTTTACAGCGGTATCATCACCAAACTGAACCTGACCGACGATGAAGTGGCCGTCGTCATGGGCCATGAAATTTCGCACGCTTTGCGCGAACACTCGCAGGCGCAGGCTGGCAAGGGCAACCTGGCCGCCGTCGGCTCGAAGCTGGTGGGCGCGGGCCTGTCGGCCTGGCTCGGCGTCGACCCGAATCTGACCAGCACCGCCACGAACATGGCGGCCAAGGGCGTGATGCTGAAATTCTCGCGCGACGATGAACGCGAGGCAGATTTGATCGGCATGGACCTGGCCGCGCGCGCCGGTTTCGATCCGCGCGCCGGCGTGGTGCTGTGGCAGAAGATGGCGGCCGTGAGCGCGGGCGCGCCGCCGGAATTCCTCTCGACCCACCCGTCGGGCAAGGACCGCATCTCGCAGATGAACAGCCATATGGCGCAAGTGCTGCCCCTGTACGCGCGCAGCAAGGGCGTCAGCGTGGATGCCTTGCCGCCATACCGCAGCAACGCCATCGCGCAGCGCTAGGATGTGCAGCCGCCACACCGCCGCACCCTTGCCCATGCGCGATGGCGTGGCGCCCAGCTACCTGTGGCTGCCGGACGGGCAGTGGCCCGACATGCTGTCGTTTCTGCTCGAGCGCTATCCGCAGATCAGCGCGGCGCAATGGCGGGACCGCATGGCGCGCGGTGAGGTGGTCAATGGCGACGGCGCCGTGCTGGCGCCCGATAGTCCATACCGGCGCGGCATGCGCATTTTTTACTACCGCGAGCTGGAACGGGAAACACCGATCCCCTTCCAGGAAGCTATCCTGTTCCAGGACGAGCATTTGATCGTGGTCGACAAGCCGCACTTCCTGCCCATGACGCCGGCCGGGCGCTTCGTGCAGGAGACCCTGCTGACGCGGCTGAAGAAAAACCTGGACTGCGCCGAGCTGACGCCGATCCACCGCCTCGACCGCGAGACGGCCGGCGTGGTGATTTTTTCGCGCCAGGTGGCCAGCCGTGGCGCCTATCAATCGCTGTTCCAGCGCCGCGAAGTGCGCAAGACGTACGAGGCGCTGGCGCCCGTGCTGGCGGGGCGCGATTTTCCATTTATCTACCGCAGCCGCATGGTCGAGGGCGAGCAGTTTTTCCTCATGCGCGAGGAAGCGGGCGAGCCGAATTCGGAAACCATCATCGAGGTGATCGAAGAGCGCGGCGACGTCAACCTGTACCGGCTGCAGCCGCACACGGGGCGCAAGCACCAGCTGCGCGTGCACCTGGCATCGCTGGGCATCCCCATCGTCAACGATGCGTTTTACCCGGTGGCCCTGCCGTGCAAGGAAGACGACATGTCGCAGCCCTTGCAGCTGCTGGCGCGGGCCATCGATTTCACGGATCCGTTGAGCGGCGAGCCGCGCCACTTTGAAAGCCGGCGCAGCCTGTAGCGGTGCTTAGGCCTTGATCGTGTAATCGATGATCAACGGCGCATGGTCGGAAAAACGCTCGTCCTTGTAGACGCTGACCGTATGCGCCTGGGCTGCGATGCCTGGCGTGGCGACGTGGTAATCGATGCGCCAGCCCACGTTTTTCGCATAGGCTTGTCCGCGGTTGCTCCACCACGTGTACTGGTCTTCGCGCTTGTCCAGGCCGCGGTGCACGTCGACAAAGCCCACTTCGTCGAAGACGCGCGTCAGCCAGGCCCGTTCCTCAGGCAGGAAGCCGGAATTTTTCTTGTTGCCCTTCCAGTTTTTCAGGTCGATTTCATGGTGGGCGATGTTCCAGTCGCCGCAGATGACCACTTCGCGGCCCAGCGCCTTCAATGCCAGCAAATGCGGCAGGAACAGTTCCATGAAGCGGAACTTGGCTTCCTGGCGCTCCGGGCCGGACGAACCGGACGGGCAATACACGGAAATGACGGACAGGTTGCCAAAATCGCAGCGCACGTAGCGGCCTTCGGCATCGAATTCAGGGCTGCCGAAACCGATATGCACGGCGTCCGGTTCGACCTTGCTGTACACGCCCGTGCCGGAATATCCCTTTTTCTCGGCGTAGTGGAAGTGGCCATGGTAGCCATGCGGGTTGAGGAATTCCGGCGTCATGTCGGGCAGTTGCGCCTTCAATTCCTGCACGCAGATGAAATCGGCCGTCTGCGTGCCCATCCAGTTGAAAAAGCCTTTTTTGGCGGCGGAACGGATACCGTTCAGGTTGGCGGAGATAATTTTTGGCATAGGCTGAGAGTGAAAGGGCGTTGTACGGGGCCGGCGGGCGCGGCATGGCGATTGTCTCGCCGGTGCGCGCGGATTAAAATACAGGCACTTTTAAAAAATGAGGCTAATGTGAATAATTTACGCCAGCAGTTTATCGCGTTTTCAGTATCCAAGGGAGTCTTGCGGTTCGGCGAGTTCACCACCAAGGCCGGGCGCCAGTCGCCGTACTTCTTCAATGCGGGCCTGTTCCACGACGGCGCCACCCTGGCCGAGCTGGCGCAGTTCTACGCGCAGACCCTGCTCGACTCGGGCGTGGAGTTCGACATGCTGTTCGGTCCCGCCTACAAGGGAATCACCCTGGCGTCGGCCACCGCCGTGGCGCTGGCCGGCAAGGGCCGCAACACTTCGTTTGCCTTCAACCGCAAGGAAGCCAAGGACCACGGCGAAGGCGGCACCATCGTCGGCGCCAAGCTGCATGGCAAAGTCGTCATCATTGACGATGTGATCTCGGCCGGCACCTCGGTGCGCGAATCGGTGGACATGATACGCGCCGCCGGCGCCGAGCCATGCGCCGTGCTGATCGCCCTGGACCGCATGGAGCGTTCCGGCCCGGACGGCCAGCTGTCGCCAAGTTCGGCCGTGCAGGAAGTGTCGAAACAGTATGGCATCCCCGTCATCTCGATCGGTAACCTGGATGACTTGTTCGGCTACCTGAATGGCGCGGGCGCCGATCCGGAATTGCTCAAGCATAAAGAGGCTGTTTCCGCCTACCGCACCAGGTATGGCATTTAAGTAGTCTTGTCCAGCAGCGCCCGCAGCCGCGGGTCGCTGCAGGCGGCGGCAGCTTGCGGGTGGCGTTGCAACAGCCGCCGCAACAGCGCCCCGCCGATGCCACGCCGGCGGAACGGCGGTTTCACGAACAGCATGTTCACCGTCACTTCATCGGCGCGTTTGCTGATGTCGAGCATGGCCACCTGCTGGCCGTCGATCCACGCGCACAGCGCGCTGTCCCCTTGCCAGTCGATGTGCATCACGCCAGCCATGGTTTCAACGCCGCGTGCAAGCCCAGGGCGAACAGGCCGATAAAAAAACACCGTTTGAATACCTGCTGCGCGATGCGCCCGCGCAGCCATTGACCGGCCAGCATGCCGGCCAGCGCTGGCAGCAGCGCATACGCGGAGGCGCCGGCCGCGCCGAGGCTGAAGTCGCCGTGCAGGGCCAGGCTGGCCGCCAGCGCCACGGTCGACGCCGTAAACGCCAGGCCCAGCGCCTGCACCAGCGCATCGCGCGCCAGCCCCAGTCCCTGCAGATACGGCACGGCGGGGATGACGAACACGCCCGTGGCGGCCGTCACCAGTCCCGTCACCGCGCCCGCCAGAGGCCCCAGCCACGTTTCGCGCCGCGCCGGCACGCGCAGCTGCAGCGAGAATAATCCCGCCAGCGCATACAGCATCAGCGCCACGCCCAGCGCGGCGACGGCCCAGGCCCCGCTGTCCTTCGGCAGCAGGGCGCCGCCCGCCAGGGTACCCACCATGACGGCGGCCAGCAAGGGCCACAAACGGCGCAGCAGGGCGTGCAGGCCGGGGCCGGCCGCCAGTTGCCAGACATTCGTCACCATCGATGGCACGATCAGCAGGGCGGCCGCCTGCACGGGCGGCATGACGAGGCTGAGCGTGCCCATGGCCACCGTCGGCAAGCCCAGGCCGACTACGCCCTTGACGAAGCCAGCGACGAGGAAACTGGCGCCGACGGCCAGCAGGAATGACGTCTCCATCTTTTTTATCCACAGTGAATTGCGTGGATTCTGCGCTTGTCAGGAACTTTCGCCAAGGTGGATTATTTTGAGTCAGCCTTAGTCAAATACGAAGGCTGATAAGATGGCGAAAAGGAGGGCCGCCATGCGCTTTGATCTGGTCGATTTGCAGCTGTTTGTCAACGTGGTGGAGGCGGGCAGCCTGACGGCGGGCGCCGCGCGCAGCCATCTCGCATTGGCTTCCAGCAGTGCGCGCGTGCGCGGCATGGAAGAGATGCTGGGCATGCCCCTGCTGCTGCGTGGCCGGCGCGGCGTGGAACCGACGCCAGTGGGCCAGACCTTGCTGCATCACGCGCGCCTGGTGCTGCTGCAAATGGAGAAAATGCGCGGCGAGCTCGGTGAATTTGCGCGCGGCTTGAAAGGGCAGTTGCGGCTGCTGTGCAATACGGCCGCGCTCAGCGAATTTTTGCCCGAGGCGCTAGGCGCTTTTCTCGACCGCCATCCGAACCTGACCATCGACCTGGAAGAGCGCCTCAGTTACGATATCGTCAAGGCCGTATCGGAAGGACTGGCCGACATGGGCATCGTGTCCGACTCGGTCGACATGCGCGGCTTGCAGACGTTTTTGTTCCGCCCCGACCGGCTGGTGGTGATCGCCGCGGCCGACGGCGTGCATCACCGTGCCCTGGGCCAGGATGGCGTCGTCGACTTTGCCAGCGTGCTGGATCACGATTTCATCGGCCTGGCCGACGACAGCGCGATGCAGCAGTACCTGGGCATGCATGCGGCGCGCCTGGGGCGTCCGTTGAAGGTGCGCGTGCGCCTGCGCAGTTTCGATGCAGTGTGCCGCATGGTGGCCAGCGGCGTGGGCATCAGCGTGGTGCCGCTGGCGGCTGCCAGCCGCTGCCAGCAGACGATGGCGCTGCGCTGCCTGGAATTATCCGATCCCTGGTCGGTACGCAATCTGACGATCTGCGTGCGCCAGTTCAGTGAATTACCCCTGTATGCGCGCCAGTTGATCGATCATCTGAAGGCGTGACAGGGCATGACAGGAGCAGCGATGCGTTTTTCAGAAGACAAGATGGCCAGCCTGCGGTGCAGCGACCAGGTTGAGCGGCCGATCCACATCTGGCAGCCAGCAGCGCCACCACGCGCCGTGATCCTGGCGATCCACGGCGGCATGGCGCATGCGGGCGACTACGTCACGCCGGCGCTGTATTTCCGCCAGCACGGCATCGCCACCGTCAGCTTCGACATGGTGGGCCACGATGGCCAGCGCAAGGTCGATATCCCTTCGTTCGACGCCTTCCTCGACGACGAGGAACTGTTCCTTGCGTGGGTCAAGGCCACGTATCCGGGCGTGCCGATTTTCGTCATGGGCCACTCCATGGGCGGCCTGATCGCCACGCACCTGGGCTTGCGGTGCTTTGCGGGCGACCCGGCGATCAAAGGCTTCATCATCTCGTCGCCGTATTATGTGAATGCGATTCCCGTGCCGAAGGTGTTGCAGATGCTGTCCGGATGGCTGGCGCAGCGTTTCCCCACGATGAAGGTACCGCTGGGGAACCTGACCATGCTGCTGACGCACGATCAGACCATCACCGCGCGCCATTTCCAGGATGAGCGTGACGGCATCCGCGCCAGTGCCGCATCGGTGCGCTTTGCCCATGCCTTGACGTCGGCGCAAAAGGAGCTGGCGGGCGGCTTGTCCGGCTGGCGCTTCCCCCTGTTCGCCGTGGTGGCCGGCGACGACAAGCTGGCCGACAGCCGCGCCACGGAAAGCATGCTGCGCAGCGTGCCCGATGGCCTGCTCGACTATCACTACTATCCAGCCAATTATCACGAGAATTTCAATGAAGTAAACCGCGACGTGATCTTTGCCGCCATCCTGGCGTGGATGGAGAAACTCCTGGCACCCGTAGCGCCGTGAGGCGCCAGTATCGTTATAATCGGATTCACTGAATTGACCGCCGGCGCATGCCGGCCCGGTCCCCGCGGCACAGGGGAATACTCAAGGAATGAACGATGCGCTTGCTGATTGCCCTGATACTCCCGTGGCTGACCTTTTTCACGATCGGCCGTCCGATCGCCGGCATCATTTGCCTGATCCTGCAAATCACCCTGATCGGCTGGCTGCCGGCGGCGATCTGGGCCGTGTATTCGCTGAGCCAGTACAAGACGGACCAGAAGATCGCCGAGGCCATGCGCCGGCGCTGATGCGGGGCTAAGTCTTGTTTAAGCTGCGCTTCCTATCTTGATTCAACCGACATGAGGAGAGTGAGATGGCACCAGACAGACGCGGTACCCTGACCCTGGCGGCGGCAATGCTGGCCGCCGGGCTGTTGCTGGGAAGTGCGGCGCAGGCGCAAAGCGACAGCGCACTGCCGCCCGTGCAGAAAAGCGGGGCGGTGGAATACCTGAGCGGCGGCATCGGCCTCGATGAATCGACGGCCATCAAGAGCGCCAGCCGGCACTGGCCCTTGAGCCTCGTGTTTTCCGTGCAGGCGGCGGGCAAGGCGGAATTTGCCTCCGACGTGAAGCTGACCATACGCGACGCCAAGGGCGCGCCAGTGCTGGAAACGACGGCCAGCGGACCGTTCCTGCTGGCGAAACTGGCGCCGGGCAGCTACAGCCTGAGCGCCACCCTGGCCGGCAAGACACTGGAGCGCAAGGTGCAGGTCAAGGCGGGCAGTTCCGCGCGCGTGGAACTGGTCTGGCCGGCGGGAACGAACCAAGGTAAATCCTGATGGCTGGCGACGGCAAGGCACCTGAACAGGGCTTGTCGGCGCGGGGCTTGTCGGCACATATCCTGCCCACGTCGGCGACGATGGTCGGCGTGTGCATGACGGTGCTGTCGATCGGCCACCTGGCGCCGCGCGGCGAGGTGCGCGTGGCCATCGACAAGCTGCTCGCTATCGATGCCATCGTATTTCTCGTCAGCGCCGTGCTCTCGTTCATGTCGCTGCGCCCCGGCCAGTCGCGCCTGCGCTACGAATGGTGGGGCGAGCTGCTGTTCATCTGCGGGCTGGCCCTGCTGGCGCTGGGCGCCGTGGTGCTGGCCTTTGTCATCAACTGAACCCGATCAGCTGACCGCGAGCACGCGCCCTTCGGCGGCGCTTTGCAGTGCCAGTTCGATCAGGCGTATCGTTGCCGCCGCATCTTCGGCCGCCACGGGCGCCGCTGCGCCATGGCGGATGGCGTCGGCCATGCCCTGGTAAAAGTCCTGGTAGCGGCCCGCCTGCATCTCCAGGTGTTCACAATGCCCGTCCGGCTGCGCGCCCAAATGCAGCGCGCCGCGCACGGGATCCGTGCCCCAGCCGGGCTGTCCCGGCCTGCCGCCCGCCTTCAGGGCGTCTTCCTGCGGGTCGAGGCCAAACTTCACGAAACTGCCTTTATCGCCATGCACGGCGAAGCGCGCCGTCGGCGCTTTTACAAGGCAGCCCGCTTGCAGCACCACGCGCAGCCGGTCGTAGTACAACACAATGTGCATGTAGTCGACGGCTTGCGCGCCATCGCGCTGCAGGGCGATATCGGCGTACAGCTTTTCCGGCATGCCGAACAGCTGCATGGCCTGGTCCAGCATGTGCGGACCCAGGTCGTACAGCAAGCCGCCGCCCGGTGCGCCGGACTCGCGCCAGCGCTGGCGGATCTCGGGGCGGAAACGGTCGAAATGCGATTCGACGCTGGCGATGCGGCCCAGGGTGCCCTGTGCCAGCAGCGCTTTCAGTGTCAGGAAATCGCCATCCCAGCGCCGGTTGTGGTACACGCTGAGCACCAGCTTGCGCTCTTTCGCCAGCGCGATCAGGCTCTGCGCCTCGGCACTGGAAATGGTAAATGGCTTGTCGACCACCACGTGCTTGCCCGCCTGCAGGGCCGCTTGCGCCAGGCTGAAATGCGCCTCGTTGGGCGCCGCGATGACGACCAGTTCGATGGACGGATCGGCAAACAGCTGCGCGGGCTGCGCATACACGGTGGCGTGCGGCCAATCCTTGTGCACAAGCTCCGGCTTGCTGGAGGCGACGGCCGTCAGTTCCAGGGCCTCGATGGCGGACAGCACGGGAGCGTGGAAGGTGGAGCCGGCAAAGCCGTAGCCGACCAGGCCGGTTTTGATCTTGTTCATGGCGTGTTCACAGGTGTGTGGAAGAATCCATGATCATACCCGCAAGCGGGCGGCGGCAGCGCTGCAGCAATGTTGCAACGCCGCCGCTCCTGCCTTAGTTCAGGCGCCAGACGTATTGCACCTTGACGCTGGCGCTGACAGGCTTGCCGCCAGCGAGGGCCGGCTTGAACGTGCACTTGGCGATGCCGCTGCGCGCCGCCTCGTCGAGGGCCGGGTGGCCGCTGCTTTTGACCACGCTCGACCCCGTTACCTTGCCGGCCGCATCCACGTCGAAGGACATGTTGACCGTGCCCTCTTCCTTCGCCTGCCGTGATGCTGCTGGCCAGACCGGCTTGTTGCAGACGCCAAAGTCGATGACGGGGCGGCGCTCCAGTACGGGCGCGCTGTCGGCGGCGACGGCCTGACCGTAGATGCCGAGGCAGGCGCCTGCCAGGGCCAGCAGCGGCACGGCCGCCTTCCAGTTCAGGGTGTGTGGTGCGGGGCGCAGCAATCGTTTGATACGTGACATAAGATCTCCTCCGTTGGCCGCCTGGGCCAGGTGGTGGGTTGAGAACTGGAGACGTTCCAGTTCCGAGAGTGCAAGAGCCAGACGCCGCGGTTCGCCCAGTTGTCTTGCTGCGAAATCATCTGCAATGTGTTCGCGCTCCAGGCGCACGCCGCGTGAAATCCACCAGACGGCAGGGTGGAAGAACAGCAGCGCCTCGATGGCGTTTTGCAGCAGGTTGATCAGATAATCGTGGCGCCGGATGTGCGCCAGTTCGTGCGCCAGCAGCGCGTCGAGCAGGTGCGGCGGCATGCCGGTCAACAGTGCGGCGGGCACCAGCACCATGGGGCGCCAGATGCCGGCAGTGAGCGGGCTGGTGATGTTGTCGAGCACGCGCAGCCGCACGGGCCGCGTCACGCCCGCGTCGTGCGCCATGTGCGACAGCCTTGCCTGCAGTGGTCCATGCGTGGCGCCCGTGTTCCTTGCGCTGCGCTCTATCCACAGCATGCCCAGCGCCATGCGCACGGCCAGCACGGCGGCGCACAGGGCCCACACGCCGACGATGGCGCGCAGCAGCAAGTCCAGGTCGGGCAGGCTGTCAGGTGCCAGCAGGGCGGGCGGCAGCAAGGCGCTGGAGTACAGGGCGCTCGTGGCGTCGCCGCCGGCCAGGCGCAGAGACAGGCCCGCCGCCGGCCATGCCAGGCAGGCCAGCAGGGCGCCGCAACCGACGGCGTAGCGCGCTTCCGGACGCGCATTGCGCAGGGCCGCCCACGCCAGCGCCGTGGCGCAACCGATCAGCAAGCCTTGCCACAGGAAGTGCAGCAGGGTCCAGCCCAGCGCTGGCACGAAGCCGCTCATGACTGATCGTCCTTGAGCATTTTTTCGATTTCTTCGCGTTCGGCGCGCGACACGCCCGTGCGCAGCGCCGCCAGCACCAACGCCTTGGCCGAACCGGCAAAGGCTTTCTGCATCAATTCCTTGAGCAGGTTCGTCTGCAGGCTGTCCTGCGCCTGCGCCGGCGCATACACGTGCGAGCGCTGGCTTTCGTCGCGGATCAGCAAGCCCTTGCTGTGCATGATCTGCATCAGGCGCAGCACAGTGCCGTACGTGATGGCTGGCTTGGCCAGCGCCATCGCCTCATGCACCTGCTTGGCCGTGGCGGCGCCCAGCGGCCACAGCGCCTGCAGCAGATCGAGTTCGGCTGCCGTCGGTTTCGGAATGTCGTGCGTCTTGGCCATGCGGTTTCCTCTTGCCTGAAATTCAATAGGGCTAGAGTAAACCTTGTAGACAAAAATGTATACTTTAATTTTCAGACTGGCGAAAAGTGCCGTTTTTAAAGCTGATATGAACTAGACATACCGATATACTTCATGTCCGGCAGCGGCGTGGGCGCAAGTCATTGGATAGAATGACAGAAATTAGTTGCGTTTGAGAAATTACTATATAATCATTGCCAATTTCGCCAGGAGTACAGTTTGGCCTGTCTGGCCGCTGCCTGTTAATCCATCTATTTATTAAGCCTCGCTGAGCCAGGCCCAACTCTCCCCATGACAATGAAAGCAGCAATCCTGTCGACAAGCTGTGCCTTGCTTCTGGCAGGATGCATTAATACGGCGCCGCACCCCCGATATATATTGCCGAATCCGGCGCAACCTTCGACTACCCTGACCATCAAGCCCATTTTCACGGGGTCGAGGAAAGTGGCTGTCGTGTGGCGTAACGAGGTCGATTTTGCTGCGGATGGAAAATGGGCGGCCCAG is a window of Janthinobacterium rivuli DNA encoding:
- a CDS encoding M56 family metallopeptidase → MSGFVPALGWTLLHFLWQGLLIGCATALAWAALRNARPEARYAVGCGALLACLAWPAAGLSLRLAGGDATSALYSSALLPPALLAPDSLPDLDLLLRAIVGVWALCAAVLAVRMALGMLWIERSARNTGATHGPLQARLSHMAHDAGVTRPVRLRVLDNITSPLTAGIWRPMVLVPAALLTGMPPHLLDALLAHELAHIRRHDYLINLLQNAIEALLFFHPAVWWISRGVRLEREHIADDFAARQLGEPRRLALALSELERLQFSTHHLAQAANGGDLMSRIKRLLRPAPHTLNWKAAVPLLALAGACLGIYGQAVAADSAPVLERRPVIDFGVCNKPVWPAASRQAKEEGTVNMSFDVDAAGKVTGSSVVKSSGHPALDEAARSGIAKCTFKPALAGGKPVSASVKVQYVWRLN
- a CDS encoding BlaI/MecI/CopY family transcriptional regulator, with the protein product MAKTHDIPKPTAAELDLLQALWPLGAATAKQVHEAMALAKPAITYGTVLRLMQIMHSKGLLIRDESQRSHVYAPAQAQDSLQTNLLKELMQKAFAGSAKALVLAALRTGVSRAEREEIEKMLKDDQS